TTCTGACAAACGTATCACGCCCAAGCCCAAGGTTATTTACTAAAAGTGGATAAAAGCTTAAGGGACACACGTGACCATGGAGTGGGGTGAGTGACAAAAAtgcaatatacaattttaaagttatattgaAATGTGGATGTAAGCATCTTGAATAGATCTATACTAAATTGACTTCCTTGTCTTTTTCCCCTGTTCAGATGCTGATAATTTTGAACCCGCTAAACCTATCGTTCCCATTGTCGACATTGTTGGCGGTGCTAAGCTCAACAAATGGGAAGGTGAAGATgaagaagaaaatattaaggTACTATGCTAtacacttaattaaaataatatgtgaccATGTTTTGGATCATTGTCtaacacaattttaataattactaaacactgacatattttaatatatttgaaataggtGCATTTATGTggtgttaattaaatattattatcaaacatacATTTCCTATTGTATTTCTAGATTTTATAGTACCACTTTATTCAACCACCTTGTTCAAAAGTTAATTGATGATTTTGTTCGGCCCATGAGTACCtaattttctttctttttagaACATAAAAGTGCACAACTATTGGATACTTGGTCTTGAaacattaagttatttttaaatcagtgtATCTACACAAATAAGCATTAAAACTAACTGCTTTGACATATTCAAGATATTTTGTGATATGTATTGTCACTATTAGGTAgtaaatacttgtatatttttatttttatttaataaagaacTCAAAATCAATGTGTTTCATAAATGAAGATTGTAGTGTaggttagattaaaataacaataatttgaaataatttttaccttaTTAGGTACTGGatttatgcaatttatttttatttgtgttatctacgtgaaatatattttatacttaaatacctatttagtaCTTATACCTTTCATAAggtaaagatttaaaatagattgtaGTCTGACAATATCAATTTTGTGGTGCCTACTTTATGTAGTAActagatatttttgaaaaccattAAGCAGTAATTATTCACTTAACGTAtaactacataatacatttttacttccatttattttaattaaagaaatttattgttatatatatatctttcaATCAGAGCTTGCCTTGAAAATAgagttacatattaaaaattattaattatacatatacagtgTTAAAAGAAAAGgcaattatgttatataatttttaactgagATTTTATTTCCTGaggaattcaattaaaaacaattattttgtgattagTGTTATGATTAgatcttatatatattttacatagaacagtaggtattaaattaaaaatagtagtaGTATTGTTACCCAGagcttataaaatttataatcacatccatacatatcattatttttaaatatccactaatttattatacctacgtactgaatagaataattattttgtttatgttaaaattaatctttattttatattatttttaggataGCTGGGATGCAGAAGaagaagaaacaaaaaaagtcGAGACGAAAGtccctgaaaaaaaaactaaatcaaaATTGGAACAAAAAATAGCTGAAAgagaagtatttaaaaacaatttattcttttttttttttaccttagtagtattactaaatacaataaaatctcTTTAATCCAGACTAATTAGGACTCTAGGGTGTCCGAATTAATGAAAGTCcagattaaacaaaataaccaaaaattataaatttaagaaaatttaatataatacctaatatattaaaactaaaaaatagtacataattgtattataatcattaaatttacacacatatagtataaaagCACACCTTCTAGTACCTTTCTAGCATAAACtagcataatttatgtattataaaaggCTGTCCTAATTAAACTAAGTCCTGACTAATGAGGTCTGGATTATTGAAGTTTTACTGTAAtcagaaatatttatgaatattttaaaattaaaaagttataaataggtatttaagatctgactaattttatcaaatattgtataaaataaaagagatATCAGTGTACatgtttatatagataaatggGTATTCTTGTTTTATGTGGTCTACCGTATGCTTTTCGTCTAACACGCATATATTGAGTTATTCCCATCAAGTCAAAACCAGCAatgattaaacaatttaaacttaatccATCCAATTGTAGATGGTTTTTGTGAAGTTTGTATGCTATGCGATAAGTGGAGTTTTATCCTCTTAAGtgcacaaaaatgtttttcttaatttttggtaaccatggtaacaattttactattattatttatttttcccatttttgtaacatttttcactgatgaTTCGCTCCAATTAGTCATATGAGAAGGTTATAACGTAATTCAATTTTAGGAAAATCTACCAGAAAAGTACAAAATCtggatttaaataaacaaaaactatgACGTTACTGTtcagcaagaaaataaactatatttttgtttattgtaagGTCGCTATtggttaaaattgattataatagttgtagaCCTGTTGTTATGTTTAGTCaaaaccataacaacaaaaaaaagaattagtgAAATAAGTCAATGTCCACTGTAAATCTCGACATTTTCAGCAATAGGctaacataacaagttataccaagttatattgttttaccaacaggcaactatataaaaaccatgagtggcacattattgtattttatccaccgtataggttaggttaggtcatAAACTTTCGTACACATCTTGCGAGGACCGCAATCCACCTACCTGATAATATATTGCTTGCATAATCATAAGAGTTTCATGGGCAACGCCAAGCAGAAtgactatagtattattacttgACTAACTTGCTGACTGATAAATTTAGAGCGTGAACAATGATAGACCAATGCTTGCAATTTACAAGGtacatttgtataatgtactaatttggtgtgcaataagaaagcatttttaaGTGGTATTTGCAAAAGTTCTTTGAGTAGCAAAatagtcaatgaaaatgtttagGTTTTGAATtccgttaaaccgaatattaaataacaaattaatcaaaattcgaatcattTTATAGAATTGACATTTTAACGAGCAACAAAGTGCACGGGTTcagcttttaaatataaaaaacatatggtAAACCATATACAACAAGAATACtgattaatgttaataaaaattatctaagaggttaagttatataaaattaataaatataaatttggatGAATagctattgtattttttaatttcaacaaacaattaaatttcttaaattatttttaattattcaatttttacatctatgttcatttaaaaataatatgttatattatgcatttttaatattttgagtgCTATAAGAAAACTTGTATGACAGATAtaacaaaaagaaatattaaattgatacatACCTTgctaaactaaaatttttatttttagcgaaaacaaaaaatagaaaatgaaaaaatgagaCGTAAATTTTTGGAAGCAGAAGAAAATTCAAACATGACACCAGAAGAAAAGAAGTTATTACAACAGAAACTACAAGAAGAAGCTGATTTGGAAGTAGCCAAAGAAATGTTAGGTGTAGATGAAAATGATGAAGATTCAATAGACCGCATGAATCCAAAGTCAAAAGAAGATTTCGTAGTTTTTGAACAAGCtcttcagaaaaaaatacagagTTTTTCTAAATCTGATCATTATTCTGATTTTATTGAAGAACTTATTAGGAATTTATCTGTTACACGTAAGTGTTATAAgtgaaatatactattataataatgtacaaacatattaaaaaaaaaaatacaaattaataattatattattttagtgtcaATGAATGACTTAAGAAAGTTAAAAGCCAGTGTAGATAATATGAGTGCAGAAAAATTGAAAGCCGAAAAAggtgataaaaataagaaaaataaaggcAAAGGAAAAGCTAAACTACGACTTGACAACAGTactgtaagtatttttattcatactataatttttatttttaaaaataatatagtataacctAACATTCATTGAAGTAAGTGATAACTACTTTGGTAATGAAAACTGGGCGGGTGGACATGAGCAAGTGGTGcattcaaattaaacataGATATGTAACTATTGAATCAAGGCCGTAGCCAGGGGGATTTTAGGTTCCCTCCtccgaaattttttttgaaataagacTGAATAGTtagaatttgatattttattatataatataacatatttatacattaacctctcccaaaatatatttttggctacggccttgtattaaattgtaaattcttGTGGTATCTTTAGATctggtattatatatgttaaaaaacttGTCAGTAAAATACAATCCTAAATCTCTTGTACCTTTGAACTCTTATCAAATCacattatctattatacaatttgataGCTCTTACCACTTATCAATGTGgagtttttgataatatatattattcatcatgttcaattagatataaatgatattattatctttttcttAAACCAACTTTAAACTAGAGATGGGATGATTCGGTCACTTGAGTGATTCGAATCATTCGAATTGAATCAGTCAAATGATTTGGTCATTCGgtcaattttacaatgaagaACGATAGTCGATAGAGCTAACCATGgtcttagaatttaaaaacttaatacatttACTGGCACCTAGATACACACTTCCAAGCAGAAAAACAATCGcaaatagtttaatacctCAGTCATATGAGTCCACGGTAactgaaataaaacataaattaaaaaatatacaagcgATTTGTTTAACCACAGATGTGCATGGACATCCATTAACAGCCAATCTTTTATAGCTCTTACCGCTCATTATATAGATGATAATACTAAGTTGTCTTCAATTCTATTAGGATATCACCATTTTCTAGAAAGACATACAGC
The DNA window shown above is from Aphis gossypii isolate Hap1 chromosome 2, ASM2018417v2, whole genome shotgun sequence and carries:
- the LOC114125773 gene encoding eukaryotic translation initiation factor 3 subunit J; protein product: MEWDADNFEPAKPIVPIVDIVGGAKLNKWEGEDEEENIKDSWDAEEEETKKVETKVPEKKTKSKLEQKIAERERKQKIENEKMRRKFLEAEENSNMTPEEKKLLQQKLQEEADLEVAKEMLGVDENDEDSIDRMNPKSKEDFVVFEQALQKKIQSFSKSDHYSDFIEELIRNLSVTLSMNDLRKLKASVDNMSAEKLKAEKGDKNKKNKGKGKAKLRLDNSTIPDYNEFSAYTVDDYEEFM